In Lolium rigidum isolate FL_2022 chromosome 7, APGP_CSIRO_Lrig_0.1, whole genome shotgun sequence, the DNA window cttccggccagcttcaccggaacttccgaccaGAGAATAAAACCTGCAATAAGAAAGGCGCTGTGGGGCTGACGAAAGGAGcatctgggcggaacttccggctgtagaggccggaacttccgccaggaccaAAAGACACACcgataaaacctccaacctcgaaaatgcaatagattgagttaggaaactcggatttaggtgaaaccaattttgttggaaagggaacGACAAAAGCTACCCAACAAAAAGTGGAAATATGGAAATcagtgggggtgattttctactatttttagaggtgcaatacctcaacatgagaaaccgagaaaatcaccaaactcgaaaacgcaacaagtgatctatgcaaaaaccgttttgatgaactagagcttgtcatgagaataagcacaagctctaaaacatcacatgggtaagatccaaataacaaccaagaaagatgatgcaagggtgcaaaggtttgagctctcttcgagcgatacgatcgagttactcactcgagagccctcttgatagtacggcaactaaactataaaccggtctccaactacactatgagaccggtgagaaagaaatcctatcaagagcaaaccttatacttgcgcattccacttgagctcgatgacgacgatcttgacctcaacaagatggaacacctttcttgcttgtgcttgcttgacgaagtcttgaggattgctcccccataatccaccatgggagagcttcttctttggcgcatcttcacatatccatgatcaccatatggatggcaagactcaagcaaaggatctcttcgtgatggctcatcttgaacttgcacttcatttctccatggcaagcttcaagcttatgaactcttcaagttggctcatcttgaacttgcacttcattcttcattcttaatcatattgatgtcttgaagtaacttgagggctcacttcatcttcatcttcaagacatacttgacacttgatatccttcatcaatttcttcttattgcaaccttgaagccaacaaatggttcaagaattgcctatggacaactcctacaaatataactcaatgcaaacattagtccatagggattgtcattaattaccaaaaccacacatgggggctccatgcactttcaacattAAGTGTAAAATATAATATTTTAACTTAAATAATGATAGGTTCATCGGCACATCACCTTGAAAATTCAAATCATTCAGTATCTCTTCTTATGTCTGATCTGGGCTTCCAATTTCCATGTTTCCAGGAACATCCAATAATAAACAAGTGTGATATACAACAGAGAGAGACATAGACAGAGAAGGGAAATGCAGTCCAAATTCAGCAATACCGACCTATCTGCCTCCTTAATGTGAGGTTTAATTCATAAGGTCATTAGACCCACACACCGGCCTTTATGCCGGGTCATTATATTCTTGAGGGAGTAGTTGTCTTTCATGAAGCAATTCACGAAATCAACCAAAAAAATGGACGGGGTTCTTTTTAAGATAGATTTTAAAAAGGTttatgataaagtcaaatggcCTTTCCTTCAACAGGTGTTGTGAATGAAAGTTTTCGATCCAAAGTGGTGTGATTTTATCAAACATTTTGTtcaagggggtagcattggaattagggtcaatgatgatattggtcatcatTTCCAAACAAGGAAGGggttgagacaaggtgatcctttTTCTCCCATTCTTTTCAATATAGTGTCCGATGTGTTGGCTATCCTTATAGCTCGTACAAAAGAAGAGGGTCAAGCGAGATTTTCTGTTTCGGGAAAGCGAAAGATAAGGAGCGTGAATATAGGCAGATCTTTGGTTGTGAGGTTGGTGCCTTACCGATTAGATACCTTGGTATACCTGTTCATCATCGGAAGCTTagaaactctaagtggaatcccGTAGAAAGTCGTTTTGGTGCTAAGCTAGGTTGTTGGCGTAGCAAATTACTTTCTTATGGAGATCGATTAGTGTTAATCAACTCAGTTTTGACAAGTCTCCCAATGTTTATGCTTTCTTTTCTTGATATACCTGTAGGAATGAGAAAACGTTTGGATTTTTATCGCTCGAGCTTCTTTTGGCAAACGAAAGATACAAAGAAAAAATAtaggcttacaaaatggaatatggTTTGTAGACCCATAGACCAAGGAGGGCTAGGTATTGAGGTCCTCGAATTGAAAAATAAGTGCATGTtaagtaaatggttgtttaaacttcTCACTGAGGGAATGTGGCAACAACTTCTTTCCAATAAATATTTGAAAAATCAAACGTTGGCACAAGTTGAGGCTAAACCCACTGACTCCCCTTTTTGGAAATGTTTTATGCAGGTTAAGAATGATTTTTTCAGCATGGGTTTTTTCAAAGTGGGAACCGGAGATTCAGTTCGTTTATGGGAAGATATTTGGTTAGGTAACACTTCCTTAGCACACCAATATCCGTCGTTATATAATATAATGCAGCGAAAAAATGTTTTGGTTGCTACTGTGTTAGCGCAAACCCCTCTTAATATCACTTTCTGGAGGACTTTAAATGATTATAAGTGGAATCAATGGCTTCATCTCTGTCAATGCCTCATGGGAGTGCAGTTGTCAAACAACCTGGATAAGTTTGTGCGGAAACTTAACGATTCGGGTATTTTACGGTCAAATCAATGTATCTTGACTTAATGCACGAACATACCATTTTTCTAGGCAAATACTTGTGAAAGTTAAAAATTTCTCTCATAATCAAAATCTTCATGTGTTTCTTAACAACAAAGTGTTACTCACCAAAGATAACTTAGTCAAACGAAATTGGAAAGGGTGCCAAAAGTATTGCTTCTGCAATGAATCCGAGACTGTACAACACTTACTCTTAGTATGTCCTTTCGCTAAGATTATCTGGCGTATAATTTATTTAACATATGATTTTtagggcatacacaattttcaggaagagcttccggctcatcctgaaacgacacctaaaaacagtctcaccgtgcaatggattgtcggcgaagtagtcggcgtagagcatgcagtagccctccattcgctgcctcggcttgcacttccggcgacctggtgccgacccaccacgtcgaccaatgGCCTTCTTCGCGTACAGGCCGGACAAGCAAGCTAGGATCAACatatgctcctcgtcttgggcggcgacaaccatctcttcttcaaaaagctcggcgaacatctgctcctccccgTCGTCCGAGTCCATGTCTGCCCagacaaatggacgaacacctgccgaGCGTGTTCGACGCGAGGCGCAACGCGAGGAGTTGCTCGACGTTGGAATATAGGCAGACGGGAGGAGGGACGGTGGAATATAGGCTGGTgggaggagggacggcggaatacAGGCAACCTgccggcggattggcgagggtggtgccggcggcgagagagctaCGAGAGGGGATGGGGATTTACGACgagaaagtggtggggttcgcttgttctctcgccgacagagcgggcccgtctccgcttttctctcgtccgaacaccccgagcgcaccccgggaggccggggatggcctgggctcttcgTATGGATTTAGGCTCTTTTCCAGagtaaaacgaggaaccgggagcGCGACTGAGCCGACTAACGCTGTCCGGATAAAAAAAAGCGTTCCGGGAGCcttgtcggggagacggctgggtaTGCTCTTAGAGTTAGGATCCCTATGATCTCATGAACTgaattttcaaaatttctaacATATTCTAGGTGTTTTTCATGTTGTTAATAGTTTTCGTTTTTTTACACCATGACGAATTAGGTACACATAATTATATTTGATTTTTTCAGACAATATATCACCGAGGCATGGGTACTATGCCTCCTCAACTGAGAGCATCAATATCAACTTCTCGTTATCGCAGTTGTCAACAATCAAGACACACTGTGAAGTACAAAGTGGATAGTtgagcaatgtacatgatatataTGATGGTATCTTGTTGTCTATTTTTCATTTCGATCTGACATCGGCCACCCATCTTGCTGATGAGATGGGATGTAACCCTAAGAAAGTTATTTTTTCGTTGTTTGCAAAGAAAGGTAGACTTTTCATGCTTATGTTCAAACTACCACCAATAtcccctgcaaaaaaaaaaaaaaaactaccaccAATATGTAGGATATTTATAGAAAAATCTAACTAAATCAAACAAATAATAAAATATTAAGAAAGATAAGGTTTGGGCCAGCCCAGCCACAGCCTCTCCCTCGCCGCGCACCATCGTTCCGACCTCAGCCGGGCTGCGTCCTCCTTtcttcgccggcgccgccgctcctcccacCCCGCCGCCCCCATGCTCCTCTCAGTGCGCCGCCTCCCTGCGGCTCCTTCCCGCCCAGCCGCCCACCCGCACATCTCCCCTTCGCCATCCAcccttcgactccggcgacagcATGGTCGAGTGGCAGTGTCGATGGCGAGGACGACGTCAACGGCACCTGTGGTATGCTTCTCCTGTTTTTAGTTTCGAACGAAGAAATAATGGATGGTTAAAATCCGGTCTGAGCGAATCCGTTTTCGGTGTTTCTAGCTGTGCAATCAGGCCGCCCACAACCCCAATCAATCCTGGCAACCCTTAAGTTTAAATTAGATGCATGCTGTTTTTATACCTAACCTTGTATAATTTACTGGCATGAATATTGAATAAGTAGCTGTGAGAGCTATAAAGCACAAGAGTTAATTTATCATTCATGAGCGCATGTTCTATGTTATAGAGAATGTAATTGTATGCATCAAGTCTATTTTTTGTTGCACAAGTAAACAATTTAACCTAAAAGATTTTGCAATGTTTCATCTCTCGTATGAGTTAAGGGCATGATCAACTGTACATATCTGAGTTGCATTGCATCCCATTGACTCTGTAAACTGCAAATTATAACTGTATAAGTATGCACTAGAACATGCCGGCTAGCGGCTTTGTGAACAATGCTAAGTGTGCACGAATTTAAGGTCCATCACAGTGACCATGATCGAGGGTGGTCTAGCGACTTTGTGAACAAGTCGAAGTGTGCACATATTTAAGCTCCATCACAACAACCGTGATGTAGGTTCTATCAGTTTAAATTACCACATTACAAGCTGAAATTATTTGTGATGCAATTTTGCTTTTATGAGTAGCTCAAAATGTCTACGTTATGATGACATTGTGTAGATAAATTCGCATATCTTCTCGGCGCCCCTTGCGTCAAAATTGAGGCTCCGTCGCCAACCAAATGTCAAGAGATATAAGTGCAATGTCATACGGAGTAACCTCTTTGATCGATTAACTAGGGTTGCCAGGGTGAGTGATACTTCCAATCATTATGTCATTATGGATTAGCAAAGTTCTGCATTTAACTAAGAGCTCTGTGACTTCCTGGTTATCTAGTCCTATGCAAATGCAGTTATTAGTTCATTTGAAGACCCTGAGAAGATCTTAGATCAGGCAGTTTTGGAGATGAATGATGATTTAATAAAGATGCGGCAAGCCACTGCACAGGTTTGTTGTAAATACACTTAATCAAAAAAATTCATCATTGGCAACAGACTCCTTTTAATTTTCTACAACTTTATGTTCTATTATCTCAAACATTCCCCAGTACACTCTTTACAGTGTTGAAGCTTATTTGGTTAACTGCCTCTCATTTACTAGATTTGTGTATGTTTGTTGGGTCTCTCTGTATACACTGTACGTAGATGGAAATATGAGCTGCCTATACATGTTCCATTACATTCTACCTGCTAACAGGGATTTTTGTTTCGAAGGTCTTGGCATCTCAGAAGCGGCTTGAGAACAAGTACAAAGCTGCTGAACAAGCTGATGCTGATTGGTAATGTTATGGGTAACTATAAGCTTATTTTGAGCCCCGCCATCTGTGTTTTTATGCTCTTCACATTTTTCTTACAAGTGTAGGTATCGAAGGGCTCAACTTGCTCTTCAAAAGGGTGATGAGGAGCTTGCCCGTGAAGCCCTTAAGAGGCGTAAATCATATGCTGTAGGTACCATATTGATCTATAGTTCTGGATGAAAATTCTACCTAGCCACACGATTTAACTATTTCTGATGGTGTGTAATGCAATATACTTTTGTGCCTTTTTATTAGTTTTATTGGCAGTAAGCCAGTAATGTATATGTTGTATATAAGTGTAACATGTTTTTCTAAGCGAAGATctttcatgcaacttaagttagtTTATTATGTAAAACTCCTTATTATGTGTGTATTTCTGTGCTTAGGACAACGCAAGCTCCTTAAAGTCCCAGCTTGATCAGCAGAAGAGTGTCGTTGAAAATCTTGTTTCAAATACCAAGGTGTGATTATTAATTTAAGTTTCAACTGCTGGCTTGCTCTTTTTGTCATGTTTAATTATTATACATGTCAATACAGATCTTTATCTTTCTGGGTTCCTGTTCAGCACAGGGTGAACACTACTACCTCATAACATTTACTAGTTGTTTGTTGTGCACCTTTGTTGAAATATAGATTATTTTATTATGTAGCTTCTCGAGAGCAAGATAGCAGAGGCCAGGCAGAAAAAGGATACTCTAAAGGCCCGTGCTCAATCAGCCAAGTATGCATCTTTCTTTTGTTCATTATATTTCACTGCGTGCTACTtcattgtttgcatgctctaagttTGATAATTGGCCTTCTCTTTCTTCAGGACTGCAACAAAAGTGAGTGAAATGCTGGGAAATGTAAATACAAGTAGTGCCCTGTCAGCTTTTGAGAAAATGGAGGAAAAAGGTACTCTTTTCATGTCTGATTTTTTCTCACCAGATTTATTTCTTTTGTTGCTTAACTCACCATGTTCCTGTTTTCTCGGTGTCTGTGACACACTGATTTTGGTTAGGCCAGAGGTCATGCTTTATATTGAACATATATAGCTTTAACTCTTAATAGGTTCATCAATGGCTAGGTAGACCACCCTGTTATGGTTTTAAGTCAAAGCGTCTCAGTATACAGATGCAAGCTGCCATACTTGAGCAGTCGACGCTAAAGTAGTCAATCAGTTACCTTTATGACAGAGTAGAGGCTTGAACCTCAAAACTTTGCCAATTAATTTCAGTGGAAAAATATTTATAATGCAACACGTGGCAATTAGAACTATGTGTTTTTTTATATGGACATATATCAATGAAAATCTCAGCCACTTGCAGAAAGGCTGATAACTTCAAACATATTTGATGTTTTTTGTTGAAGATTTTGATTGGTGCGTGTTGGGATTTCCCACTTGAGTTGCTGTGAGTAGGATCTTGGCAAATTATTCCTCCAGCTCATCTTTCTTATCGCCTGTATGCTGAAGGTTATGTGTCTTCTATTGGCTGAAATGACACATGTGTTAGCCTCTCTTACTGGTTATGGTCATCAACAACTAGTGATATCTTGTGGCAGATCATTTGAACATTCTTTTCTTACAAATAGTTGCATTTTTATGCTGCCAGTTATGACAATGGAATCCCAAGCTGAGGCACTTGGTCAGTTGGGAGCTGATGATCTAGAAGGGAAGGTAAAATCGGACACTGCATATATACTTTTAATGATATACCTTTTGTTAGGAAGATCTGATCGCTACTATTTATTTGTGGGCAGTTTGCAATGCTTGAGACTACATCGGTTGATGACGATCTTGCACAATTGAGAAAAGAACTTTCTGGGAGCTCTTTGGTACGTACCCTTTTTGGACTAAAACCATAATGGTTTTGAAGCTAAAAACCCATGTGCTTTAGATTTTTCTCTCTTCTGTTGGCATGTGCACTGTGGTGGCAAAATGTGATGGTACTTTGTAATACTCATCATTGGTGAAATAGAATAGAATATGCATAAGTGCATCATAAGTCGGCCAGCTAACTAAAAATAGGAAATGAGTCTAGCATTTTTTGTTCATTCCATACTACATGACTATAATTTCATGTCACCTACAGAAAGGTGAACTTCCTCCTGGTAGAGCTGCGGCAGGTAGCCCTTCCCGAGACAGGGATATCGAGAATGAGCTAAATGAGC includes these proteins:
- the LOC124670383 gene encoding probable membrane-associated 30 kDa protein, chloroplastic, translating into MARTTSTAPVINSHIFSAPLASKLRLRRQPNVKRYKCNVIRSNLFDRLTRVARSYANAVISSFEDPEKILDQAVLEMNDDLIKMRQATAQVLASQKRLENKYKAAEQADADWYRRAQLALQKGDEELAREALKRRKSYADNASSLKSQLDQQKSVVENLVSNTKLLESKIAEARQKKDTLKARAQSAKTATKVSEMLGNVNTSSALSAFEKMEEKVMTMESQAEALGQLGADDLEGKFAMLETTSVDDDLAQLRKELSGSSLKGELPPGRAAAGSPSRDRDIENELNELRRKAKDY